The Punica granatum isolate Tunisia-2019 chromosome 4, ASM765513v2, whole genome shotgun sequence genome has a window encoding:
- the LOC116205325 gene encoding uncharacterized protein LOC116205325, producing the protein MELGAASRKLLGNNLPSRGCGSLAGRQSQIAPQTFKWRPPSTPFPRSLRALLKDHYVSTDRVKGMSAQNSRDFELSSLTALSPLDGRYWGKVKELAPYMSEYGLIYFRVLVEIKWLLKLSEIPEVVEVPRFSDEARSFLQELIDGFNLDDAQEIKNIERVTNHDVKAVEYFLKKKCQSQPEVAKVLEFFHFACTSEDINNLAHALMLKESMDEVILPAMDKVISAIAIMAENNAHIPMLSRTHGQPASPTTLGKEMAVFAVRLSRERNKISQVEIMGKFAGAVGNYNAHLSAYPSINWSGVAEEFTKSLGLNFNGYVTQIESHDYMAELFDSITRFNTILIDFDRDIWGYISLGYFKQITKAGEIGSSTMPHKVNPIDFENSEGNLGKANAGLSFLGEKLPISRWQRDLTDSTVLRNMGEGLGHSLLAYKSALQGIAKLQVNETRLNADLNQSWEVLAEPIQTVMRRFGVPEPYEKLKELTRGRAVSEESMREFIERLELPTEGKIRLVKMTPHSYIGAAAELARNVNTAISLGNRMKVL; encoded by the exons ATGGAGCTTGGAGCCGCTTCCCGTAAGCTTCTGGGCAACAACCTCCCTTCGCGCGGCTGCGGCTCTCTCGCCGGGAGACAGAGTCAGATAGCTCCTCAGACTTTCAAGTGGCGGCCCCCCTCCACACCTTTTCCTCGTTCTCTCAGAGCTTTGTTGAAGGATCACTACGTCTCCACCGACAGG GTGAAAGGAATGTCTGCTCAAAATTCGCGTGATTTTGAGCTTTCGAGCTTGACGGCTCTGTCCCCGCTGGACGGTCGATACTGGGGCAAAGTGAAGGAGCTTGCCCCTTATATGAGCGAGTATGGGCTCATCTACTTCCGGGTTCTTGTCGAG ATTAAGTGGTTGCTGAAGCTTTCAGAAATTCCTGAAGTTGTCGAAGTTCCAAGGTTCAGTGATGAAGCTCGGTCTTTTCTGCAAGAACTGATTGATGGGTTTAACTTGGATGATGctcaagaaataaaaaatattgagaGAGTCACTAATCATGATGTAAAAGCAGTGGAATACTTCTTGAAGAAGAAATGCCAATCACAACCAGAGGTTGCTAAG GTGCTTGAGTTTTTCCATTTTGCTTGCACCTCTGAGGACATTAATAACCTTGCACATGCATTGATGCTAAAAGAGTCCATGGACGAAGTCATACTTCCTGCAATGGATAAAGTGATCAGCGCGATAGCTATCATGGCTGAGAATAATGCTCACATTCCGATGCTCTCTCGAACACATGGTCAG CCTGCTTCACCGACAACTTTGGGGAAGGAAATGGCTGTTTTTGCAGTCAGATTGAGCAGAGAGAGGAATAAAATATCTCAGGTTGAAATCATGGGGAAGTTTGCCGGTGCAGTTGGCAACTATAATGCGCATCTCTCTGCCTATCCTAGTATCAACTGGTCAGGTGTGGCCGAAGAATTCACAAAATCTCTGGGATTGAACTTTAATGGTTATGTGACTCAG ATAGAATCTCACGACTACATGGCAGAACTGTTCGATTCGATCACCAGGTTCAATACCatattgattgattttgaTCGGGACATCTGGGGCTATATTTCATTGGGTTACTTCAAGCAG ATAACGAAGGCGGGTGAAATTGGGTCATCAACAATGCCCCACAAAGTGAATCCCATCGATTTTGAAAATAGTGAAGGTAATCTTGGCAAAGCCAATGCCGGTCTATCTTTCCTGGGCGAGAAATTGCCCATTTCCCGGTGGCAG CGGGACTTAACTGATTCGACCGTTTTAAGGAACATGGGTGAAGGATTGGGACATTCTCTTCTTGCTTACAAGAGTGCATTGCAGGGAATTGCAAAACTTCAG GTAAATGAAACGCGTTTGAATGCGGACTTGAATCAATCATGGGAGGTTCTTGCCGAGCCAATACAAACG GTTATGCGAAGATTCGGTGTTCCTGAACCGTATGAAAAGCTGAAGGAACTGACCAGAGGAAgggctgtttctgaggaaagCATGAGGGAGTTTATAGAACGACTAGAATTACCTACCGAAGGGAAAATAAGGCTCGTGAAGATGACTCCTCATTCTTATATTGGGGCAGCTGCTGAGTTGGCGAGGAATGTAAATACAGCCATAAGCTTGGGGAATCGGATGAAGGTTCTATGA
- the LOC116203124 gene encoding probable carboxylesterase 17: protein MAAVHLNQSFNQQLSQTCQKQAIVIEEIEGLIRVFKDGRVERPPTIPNVSCIESLDADVASRDVVIDKFTNLWARVYVPRRPGKFLPLLVYFHGGGFCIGSPAWSCYHEFLTTLASKANCVIISLNYRLAPENRLPAAYNDGQSALNWVRRVGSEGCSEHRWWLSHCNLSNTYLTGDSAGANIAYNVASRIGSAGPITPLALKGLILIQPFFGAEARTQSERLTDTQTPGSALTLAASDTYWRLSLPPGANRDHPWCNPLSSGTSALCSLSVLSVMVFVSELDILKDRNLHFCMALAQTGRKSVETVVCKGVGHAFQILHKSTLARTRTLELMSYIKVFIDH, encoded by the coding sequence ATGGCTGCAGTGCACCTCAATCAATCCTTCAACCAACAATTAAGCCAAACGTGCCAAAAACAAGCCATTGTCATCGAAGAGATCGAGGGGCTCATCAGGGTCTTCAAGGACGGGCGAGTAGAAAGACCCCCAACCATTCCCAATGTCTCTTGCATTGAGTCGCTAGACGCCGACGTGGCATCTCGGGATGTGGTGATCGATAAGTTTACCAACTTATGGGCCAGGGTTTATGTTCCCAGGCGTCCAGGGAAGTTTCTTCCGCTTCTGGTCTACTTCCACGGAGGCGGGTTCTGCATCGGGTCACCTGCATGGAGTTGTTACCACGAGTTCCTGACAACCCTAGCTTCCAAGGCAAACTGTGTGATCATCTCATTGAATTACCGTCTTGCCCCCGAAAACCGCCTCCCTGCAGCTTACAATGATGGGCAGAGCGCACTCAACTGGGTCAGGAGGGTCGGATCCGAGGGATGCAGCGAGCACAGGTGGTGGCTGAGCCACTGCAACTTATCAAATACATACCTAACCGGAGATAGTGCTGGGGCTAATATTGCATACAATGTAGCGAGCCGAATTGGGTCCGCCGGACCTATAACCCCATTGGCGCTCAAGGGTTTGATCTTGATTCAACCATTCTTCGGGGCAGAGGCTCGGACCCAATCAGAACGGCTCACAGATACTCAGACACCAGGCTCAGCCCTAACCCTAGCAGCTTCAGACACATACTGGCGGCTCTCTTTGCCTCCTGGGGCTAACCGAGACCACCCTTGGTGTAACCCTTTATCGAGCGGAACAAGTGCTCTGTGCAGCTTGAGTGTCCTATCGGTAATGGTATTTGTGTCGGAACTCGACATTCTTAAGGACAGAAATCTTCATTTTTGCATGGCACTGGCTCAAACAGGCCGTAAGTCGGTTGAGACCGTGGTCTGTAAAGGAGTCGGGCATGCGTTTCAAATACTTCACAAGTCAACATTGGCTCGGACCCGGACCTTGGAATTGATGTCTTATATTAAGGTTTTCATCGACCACTAA
- the LOC116203061 gene encoding protein PLANT CADMIUM RESISTANCE 4-like has translation MGALESETSGSASTHGHHQQQQQADQTVENAEAVQFPPQNPQAFPIPSEHQPTNDHHHHHRHDQMQYHLRHDNHPFPTDTYPTPSSNPIPATCMAPPPRQPVHYTGQPRNDIPASNNYMSSHHHHHHHHQHHQVLTAPPMLQGNHQVPTVPWTTGLFDCMDDPMNALIACCIPCLTFGQIAEIIDSGNTSCATSGLIYGAIMCLIGCPCILSCTYRTKLRSRFSLVESVGPDWISHFLCECCALSQEYRELKNRGLDPSIGAKVSSSIKFPWCLRPIKL, from the exons ATGGGAGCTTTGGAATCAGAAACTTCCGGCAGTGCTTCCACTCATGGTCATCATCAACAGCAACAGCAGGCTGATCAGACAGTTGAGAACGCGGAAGCCGTACAGTTCCCGCCACAGAACCCACAAGCTTTCCCGATCCCATCCGAACATCAGccaacaaacgaccaccaccatcatcatcgtcatgATCAGATGCAGTACCATTTGAGACATGATAATCATCCTTTTCCAACAGACACTTATCCTACCCCTAGCTCGAATCCTATTCCTGCCACTTGCATGGCTCCGCCTCCGCGTCAGCCGGTACACTACACGGGGCAGCCAAGGAATGATATTCCCGCAAGCAACAACTATATGAGCTCTCACCACCATCACCACCACCATCATCAACACCATCAAGTGCTAACAGCTCCTCCGATGTTGCAAGGAAACCATCAGGTTCCGACTGTGCCTTGGACGACTGGGCTCTTCGACTGTATGGACGACCCTATGAATG CTTTGATCGCGTGTTGCATTCCGTGCTTGACATTCGGACAGATAGCTGAGATTATTGACAGTGGCAACACAT CTTGTGCAACGAGCGGACTAATCTACGGCGCGATCATGTGTCTCATTGGCTGCCCATGTATACTGTCCTGCACCTACAGAACGAAACTCCGGAGCAGGTTCAGCCTGGTTGAGTCGGTCGGTCCCGACTGGATATCACACTTCCTCTGCGAATGCTGTGCTCTCTCTCAGGAATACAGAGAGCTCAAGAACAGAGGACTTGACCCTTCAATAG GAGCCAAAGTCAGCAGCAGTATCAAGTTCCCATGGTGCCTCCGACCAATCAAACTATGA
- the LOC116205421 gene encoding ultraviolet-B receptor UVR8-like, protein MASSSTAVIAWGSGEDGQLGIGNNEEKEWVCVVRALQSEKVCSVVAGSRNSLAICEDGKLFTWGWNQRGTLGHPPETKTENIPSQVKALSNVKIVQAAIGGWHFLAVDDQGRAYAWGGNEYGQCGEEPERKDDTGRPLRRDMVIPQRCAPKLVVRQVAAGGTHSVVLTREGHVWTWGQPWPPGDIKQISVPVRVQGLEKVRLIAVGAFHNLALQEDGTLWAWGNNEYGQLGTGDTQPRSQPILVQGLEGLNLVDIAAGGWHSTALTDNGEVYGWGRGEHGRLGFGDNDKTSKMVPQKVNLLAGEDIVQVSCGGTHSVALTRDGRMFSFGRGDHGRLGYGRKVTTGQPMEVPINLPPPRNVSAIEVNGKWVAKLVACGGRHTLAIVEWADS, encoded by the exons ATGGCTTCCTCCTCGACCGCTGTCATCGCTTG GGGGTCAGGAGAAGATGGGCAGCTGGGGATAGGGAACAACGAGGAGAAGGAGTGGGTCTGCGTCGTCAGAGCTCTCCAGTCTGAGAAAGTTTGCTCCGTCGTCGCCGGCAGTCGCAACTCCCTCGCCATTTGTGAAGATGGCAAG TTGTTTACGTGGGGTTGGAACCAGAGAGGAACACTCGGGCACCCGCCAGAAACCAAGACTGAGAACATCCCGAGCCAGGTTAAGGCTCTTTCAAATGTTAAAATTGTTCAG gCAGCTATAGGCGGATGGCATTTTTTGGCTGTTGATGATCAAGGTCGTGCTTATGCGTGGG GTGGGAATGAATATGGGCAGTGTGGCGAGGAACCAGAGCGCAAAGATGACACTGGGAGACCTTTGAGGAGGGACATGGTGATTCCTCAACGATGTGCCCCCAAGCTTGTTGTACGCCAG GTAGCTGCTGGAGGTACTCATTCAGTCGTACTTACACGTGAAGGACATGTTTGGACATGGGGCCAACCATGGCCTCCTGGTGACAT AAAACAAATTTCTGTTCCAGTACGAGTCCAAGGTCTCGAAAAGGTTAGGCTTATCGCCGTTGGGGCGTTTCATAACTTGGCTCTTCAAGAGGATGGAACTTTGTGGGCATGGGGCAATAACGAGTATGGGCAACTTGGAACTGGAGATACCCAGCCTAGATCTCAACCAATTCTTGTTCAAGGGCTAGAGGGTCTTAATTTG GTTGATATCGCTGCTGGAGGATGGCATTCCACAGCGTTGACAGACAACGGAGAG gtctatggatggggaagaggTGAACATGGGAGGCTCGGTTTTGGAGATAACGATAAGACCAGTAAAATGGTGCCTCAGAAAGTTAATCTTTTGGCTGGAGAGGATATTGTTCAG GTCTCATGTGGAGGTACGCATTCGGTGGCACTAACACGAGATGGACGCATGTTCTCG TTTGGTCGAGGAGATCATGGGCGTCTTGGGTACGGGAGGAAGGTCACGACCGGGCAGCCCATGGAAGTTCCGATAAATCTCCCACCTCCGAGAAATGTGAGTGCTATTGAAGTCAATGGGAAGTGGGTCGCGAAGCTCGTCGCTTGCGGTGGACGACATACTTTGGCGATAGTTGAATGGGCAGACTCCTAA
- the LOC116202767 gene encoding RHOMBOID-like protein 9, chloroplastic, whose protein sequence is MEVVPTSYKDRTHLIQCLTRQSEPESFRCVASIYKFSGKFRIWRLPLKSKISSEGYLRFVLSEIAPHRKKARFVCHAYEGDMNEGQLRALDDYFRKLQGADRPFSGNLDGEMEFTEKSHELKSKQSFETLDAYLGKVKGGTKKEDYVLSKIDEATTRRSEGATASPDKEDVRSAAQTKPKVWVKRAYVKEIPHGSQALQQFDDASDLYLIGIIASLNIAVFLFEIASPIKSSELELFSIPLLYGAKINQLIVTGEWWRLVTPMFLHSGVFHMALGCWALLTFGPKVCRGYGPFTFFLIYLLGGISGNLTSFLHTPELTVGGTGPIFAMIGAWLIYQMQNKDVIGKDVLDSMFQKAIFTTALSFLLSNFGPIDDWTHFGAAVTGIIYGFFTCPILQMDDASSNSGREEGIALVRRYADPCKSVLVFVLSILVLASLAFLVEPPLSTLTENFV, encoded by the exons ATGGAAGTGGTGCCGACATCCTACAAAGATCGAACACATCTCATACAATGTTTAACGAGACAAAGCGAACCAGAAAGTTTTAGATGTGTTGCTTCAATCTACAAATTTTCCGGCAAGTTCAGAATATGGAGGCTCCCCTTGAAGAGTAAAATCTCCTCAGAAGGGTATCTAAGATTTGTCTTGTCGGAGATTGCTCCACATAGAAAAAAGGCGCGATTTGTCTGTCATGCATACGAGGGAGACATGAATGAAGGGCAGTTAAGGGCACTTGATGATTACTTCAGAAAGCTTCAAGGTGCAGATCGGCCGTTTTCAGGAAATCTTGATGGGGAAATGGAATTTACTGAGAAAAGTCATGAACTGAAATCAAAGCAGAGCTTCGAAACTCTCGATGCTTATCTTGGAAAAGTTAAAGGAG GTACGAAAAAGGAAGACTATGTGTTGTCGAAAATCGATGAGGCAACTACAAGAAGAAGTGAGGGCGCAACAGCTTCCCCTGATAAAGAAGATGTTAGGAGTGCTGCGCAAACAAAACCAAAAGTCTGGGTCAAACGGGCATATGTAAAAGAGATTCCACATGGTTCTCAAGCACTGCAACAGTTCGATGATGCTTCGGATCTCTACTTAAT AGGTATAATAGCTTCGCTGAACATAGCAGTCTTCTTGTTCGAGATAGCAAGTCCAATCAAAAGTTCTGAGCTGGAGCTATTCTCTATACCTCTGCTATATGGGGCGAAGATAAATCAGCTGATCGTGACCGGCGAATGGTGGAGGCTTGTGACCCCAATGTTTCTG CATTCGGGAGTTTTCCACATGGCACTTGGTTGTTGGGCACTCCTTACCTTCGGGCCTAAGGTCTGCAGAGGTTATGGTCCATTCacgtttttcttgatataCTTGCTCGGAGGAATATCCGGCAACTTGACGAGCTTCCTTCATACCCCAGAGCTGACCGTTGGTGGCACA GGGCCCATATTTGCGATGATTGGAGCATGGCTTATTTATCAGATGCAAAACAAAGACGTGATCGGAAAGGATGTTTTGGACAGCATGTTCCAGAAGGCGATATTTACCACTGCTCTCAGTTTCCTCTTGAGCAACTTTGGTCCCATAGATGACTG GACACATTTCGGGGCGGCCGTAACGGGGATAATATACGGGTTTTTCACTTGCCCGATCCTGCAAATGGACGATGCATCCTCAAACAGTGGCCGGGAAGAAGGAATTGCTCTGGTCAGACGGTATGCTGACCCTTGCAAGTCGGTGCTCGTGTTCGTCCTCTCGATCCTGGTCTTGGCTTCTTTAGCCTTCTTGGTCGAACCTCCTCTTAGTACACTGACAGAAAACTTTGTATAG
- the LOC116204791 gene encoding uncharacterized protein LOC116204791, which produces MKQQQPLPHGSRQPEAEEVGGGGEFNPREWALRARTISRDNTISRRFSASNISRFREDDRSFRSNFTISSTASSPGYLLTDEIDPSTYSFTTALKALQARTGCVWECLSPEGFALSSKWNEAEKYICNPLSGEFPTDCLSAKTLSGRSLHNLTSRITMSAPLIYPSHLSTTHSLTMPASPPPTVPGKKLGVIMTRDVGIQSTPGEFSSGSASPTSTLSMAGTIRLKQLGEEAQESGKEVGEKEAAAGADDRKEEREQGREEKQRMGCKLGKDGTGCLSRIRNSRRQEKNKSRKMNTFLCSC; this is translated from the exons atgaagcagcagcagccacTTCCTCATGGCTCCAGGCAACCCGAGGCAGAGGAagtaggaggaggaggagagttTAACCCGAGGGAATGGGCTCTGAGGGCGAGGACGATAAGCCGGGATAACACCATATCAAGAAGGTTCTCAGCTTCAAACATCAGTAGGTTCAGGGAAGACGACAGGTCTTTCAGGTCTAACTTCACCATTTCGAGCACGGCTTCTTCTCCTGGCTATCTTCTCACAG ATGAAATTGACCCGTCGACATACTCATTCACTACTGCTCTTAAAG CGCTGCAGGCAAGAACCGGATGCGTGTGGGAGTGTTTGTCGCCGGAAGGATTTGCTCTGAGCTCGAAGTGGAACGAGGCAGAAAAGTACATCTGCAACCCACTGTCAGGAGAGTTCCCAACGGATTGCCTCTCTGCAAAGACCCTCAGTGGAAGGTCCCTCCATAACCTCACCAGCAGGATCACAATGTCTGCCCCTCTCATTTACCCTTCTCATCTATCAACGACGCACTCCCTTACAATGCCCGCTTCTCCCCCTCCCACTGTCCCAG GAAAGAAGTTGGGGGTCATAATGACTAGGGATGTGGGGATTCAAAGCACACCCGGCGAGTTCAGCTCAGGAAGCGCGAGTCCCACTTCGACTCTTTCGATGGCAGGGACAATACGGTTGAAGCAATTAGGAGAAGAAGCCCAGGAATCCGGAAAAGAG GTCGGGGAAAAAGAAGCTGCAGCAGGAGCTGATGATAGAAAGGAAGAGAGGGAGCagggaagggaagagaagcAGAGGATGGGTTGCAAATTGGGGAAGGATGGAACAGGGTGCTTGTCGCGGATAAGGAATTCGCGTAGACAGGAGAAGAACAAATCCAGGAAGATGAATACATTCCTCTGCTCCTGTTGA